One Eublepharis macularius isolate TG4126 chromosome 6, MPM_Emac_v1.0, whole genome shotgun sequence DNA segment encodes these proteins:
- the CAMK2N2 gene encoding calcium/calmodulin-dependent protein kinase II inhibitor 2: MSEILPYSDEKVARYGTDSEVSEISFSCRLQDTNSWGNQSKRPPKLGQIGRAKRVVIEDDRIDEVLKGMTDKSPSGV; the protein is encoded by the exons ATGTCTGAGATCCTGCCCTACAGCGACGAGAAAGTGGCTCGCTATGGCACCGACTCGGAAGTCAGCGAGATTTCCTTCAGCTGCCGCctccaggacaccaactcctggGGCAACCAGTCCAAGAGGCCACCCAAGCTGGGCCAGATTGGCAGAGCCAAGAGAG TTGTGATCGAAGATGATAGAATAGACGAGGTCCTGAAGGGGATGACAGACAAGTCGCCTTCCGGGGTATAA